From Bacteroides uniformis:
GAAGTAATTTTCAGCAGAAGGGTCCACCGTCGTAAACCTTCCCAGCGCAGCATCATACATGCGTGCCCCATAATCATACAGATTCAACCCCTTCTTGCCATCGTACTCCTTGCCGTTGTATTTATAAGGCTGCACATTGCCTGAACTTGCAAACACACCACCGAAGGGATAGTAATGGTTCGCTTCCTCAACAGCACCGCTGGAACTGAGGACAACGCGGTTGTTTCCCTGATGGTCCTGCAGGTAATAGTGATACTTCTTGTCCGAAAGCGTAACATACCCCTCTTCCGTAAGAAGAAGCTTGGCAACACCGTTTTCATAGACCACATTGCAGCAATACACAGTAGGAACCGGATTGCCCGAACCATCTGCCTCCTTATACATCATGCGCCGCTTGATGCCGTCGGCAGTATAGCCATACTGTATGAAACCGCCGGAAGCAAAAGTGACGCCCGTTGGCAAATTTAATATATTATACGTAATATTGCTAATTCCCTTGTTTAAATCTTTGGTCAAATTGCCGTTCGCATCATAAACGTACTCGTTCGCCTGCTTAACACCGTCCTTGAACTCGAAGCCATTGTTGTAAGCAGAAGTCGTAGCGGTATCGTCCACATGATTCAGCAGATTGCCCGTAAGAATGATTAGGGCGTAGACTGATGCGGAGGTCTGCCCGTAGCACTGCGAAGACAGGACATTGTCGTTCTTGTCGTAACCGGTCACCTTTTCTGTATAGCGGCCTGCGCCGTGGGTGAAAGCAGTCAGACGGTTAAGGCCGCCGTATCAGTATTAGAAAGAAAAAAGCTATCCTAACATGCAAGATATAAGATATCTGATGTTAGGATAGCGATAAAATAGTCAATTCATATCAGGTCAAGACGCCCTAATTATCAATACAAAAGAGACTGCGTTTGTTTATGATAAACTGCATTTTTCTTTTGAAGATTTACGGCTATTGACAAGAGAAGCTATTAAATAAAAGATATTAATGATTACATAGCATAGAAAAAACTGCCACACTTTAATCGTTTCTTTTAGCCACTCCTCAACCCATAAGATATCAATTTTATCCCCACATCGATTTTCAATCTCATATTTATAACTAATTTCACAATTAATAATTGCGCATACAATTACTAATGAAAGAATTATTGATGTGGCAACAAACACAATTCTAAGCCATTTCATAATCTATCTTGTTTTATAAACTACACCTCCAGGTTTGGATATTCTCACTAAATGATTCTGCATTGATATTGGAAGAATAAATCTGTTGACAATAGGAATAGTAGTCCATGTTCCAAAATTGCTTGTTTGTTGTAGCCTTGTCTCTTTCAGAGCATTTGACCCGCTTTTATTCAATACATCAGATACCATTGTTGTACAATTATTACTTGTCAGCTTATATTCATCAATAATACGAGCAGAAGAACTGTTATAATAATCACTTTTAGGATTATCTGGCATTGTAGTTGACATATTAAACTTTTCGTCTAAAATATTAGCAACTTTTTCATCTGCCACATCTGTTACTACAAATACAGACATTCCGCCAGCTGCTTTTTTGTCATTGTAAGCTTTTGCTTCATCCCCCATTAACTTTAAAAGAACACCGGAACCGTTTCCTAAAGAATTAGAGCTTCTATCTGGTCCTTTGTTAGTCCCATTGTATCGTCCGTAGCTATAAACAGTCATATTAGATCCTTCACCAACACTAATCCACGTGTGACCAAAGGACTGAGTTTCAGTGTAAACTCTAATACTATCTCCATTCACATCAATATTCCCAACCGGACTATTCGCCCCATACTGATACGGAGACATCGAATAATATTTCTCGGCAAATCTGTCATTCGTCGTAAACCTACCCAATACCGCATCATAATGCCTCGCCCCATAATCATACCAGTTCACCCCTTTCTTCGCATCAAGCTCCTTGCCGTTGTACTTGTAAGGCTGCACATTGCCTGAACTTGCAAACACCCCTCGAATGGATAGTAATGGTTCGTCTCCTCTACCGTGCCGCTCTGGTTGATGACTACCCGGTTGTTACCCTGATGGTCTTTCAAGTAATAGTGATACTTGCTGTCACTCAGAGTAACATAACCCTCATCAGTCAGCAGCAACTTCTGAACACCGTTCTCATAGACCACGTTTCCGCAATAGTCCGTCGTGGTGGTAGTGCTGCCTGTCTTATGGACAGTTTTCAGCTTTGTGCCGTCGGCTGCATAGGTATAGGTGACGGTGCTGCCGTCACTGAACGTCACCACACTGGGCAAATTTAAGCAATTATACGATATATTGGTAATTCCCTTGTTCAAATCTTTAGTTAAATTCCCGTTGGAATCGTAGTTGTATTCATTCGCCTGCTTCACGCCGTCCTTGAACTCGAAACCGTTGTTGTAAGCAGAAGTCGTAGCGGTATCGTCCACACGATTCAGCAGATTGCCCGTAAGAGTGATCAAGCCGTAGACTGATGCGGAGGTCTGCCCGTAGCACTGCAAAGATAGGATATTGCCGTTTTTGTCGTAACCGGTCACCTTTTCTGTATAGCGGCCTGCGCCGTGGGTGAAAGCAGTCAGACGGTTAAGGCCGTCGTATCAGTATTAGAAAGAAAAAAAGCTATCCTAACATGCAAGATATGAGCTATCTGATGTTAGGATAGTTATTAAAGAGATTAGTCAACTAAGACAGATTATTTCTTATTAATGTTAAGCAACCAATATACAGCCAATGATAAAGCATAAATTGCATATATAACTACTATTTCAGCATAATTGACAAGAGCATGTATTTCATCTAATCTGTCACTCACTACCGGGAAAGTGCCTTTACCACCTAAGGGCAAACAGTCTTCTATGGAATATTTTATCACTAAATAATAATTAAGAATAAAACCTATCCCATAGACAATCATCAACAATGAGAATATCAGAAATACCATTAAAATAACCTTTTTCATAATTACCATTTTGTTCCAGCTCCATGCAAATTAAACTCTTTCTTTATTTCATTATAAGTAATTCTTCTGATACTATGCTCATCCTCTTTAGACATTACTTTCAAACGGTCTCCTAAAGAAGCAGGGGCTTTAGAATCTTTCAAATCCAAATCTTTTTTTACTCCCTCTTGTATACCTTTTATGGAAGTGGTAGCGCAGTTGTTAATAAATAAATTATATTCATCAATAACTTTCGCATTTTCTTTACCTGCATACTTACCTTTTTGAGGTATTTTATTACTATTATCTAATTGCTTATCAAAGTGTTTCGAAACAAGTTCATCTGAACCTTTTGTAAACTCATATCCCACTGCTTCATTAGCAAGCATTTGATCCTGAATAAAGCTAATAGCATCTCTACCCGTCAATTTAATAAGCACTCCTTCTCCTGTAGGCGAAGTATTCCGTGCCGAACTTTTATCTTTTCCCAATTCTCCATATCTACCATAGGTATACACAATTGTATTATCACCATTGCCAACTGTTACAAATGCATGTCCAAAACCTTTTCTTTCGATATAAATTCTTGGCAGTCTCCCGTCTGCATCAATAAATTTGATAGGATTATTCAAACAATACCCATACGGACTCATCGGATAATACTTCTCTGCCAGTGGATCAACTGTCATAAACCTACCCAATGCTGCATCATACATACGTGCTCCATAATCATACCAATTCAACCCCTTCTTGCCATCATACTCCTTCCCGTTGTACTTGTAAGGCTGCACATTGCCTGCACTTGCAAACACCCCTCCAAATGGATAGTAATGGTTCGTCTCCTCTACCGTGCCGCTCTGGTTGATGACTACCCGATTGTTACCCTGATGGTCTTTCAAATAATAATGGTACTTGTTGTCGCTCAAAGTAACATAACCCTCATCAGTCAGTAGCAGCTTCTGAACACCGTTCTCATAGACCACGTTTCCGCAATAGTCCGTCGTGGTGGTAGTGCTGCCTGTCTTATGGACAGTTTTCAGCTTTGTGCCGTCGGCTGCATAAGTATAGGTAATCGTGCTACCATCACTAAAAGTTACTACACTAGGCAAATTTAAACAATTATACGATATATTGGTAATTCCCTTGTTTAAATCTTTAGTTAAATTCCCGTTGGAATCGTAGTTGTATTCATTCGCCTGCTTCACGCCGTCCTTGAACTCGAAACCGTTGTTGTAAGCAGATGTGGCTACAGCATCATCTACACGGGTCAACTGATTACCACCGAGGGTGAAAGTCAGGTTATCAATCAGACCATAGGTAGAAGCTCCGGTTTGACCGTAGCGTTGCAGGGTCTTGATGTTGCCGTTCTTGTCATAGGCGGTTACATTCTCACTGAAACGGTCGGTGTTCGCGTTGATGCCGGCTGTTTCGCCGTAGGTCGCGTTCAGCAGCCTGTCCAGCCCGTCGTAGGTGAACTTGTAGCCGCGGACGGTGCTTTCATTCCCTGCCTTCCAAGTCATGCTGCTGATGCTGTTATTGTATTTGGCTGTTGTAAAACAAATTCCGCGTAAGCTTGCTTCCACTGATACCCGTCAGTCAGCTGCAGACATTGTAAGTGTACGACTGCTTGTTCACGGCAGAACCGTGCAACGACTTGCTCTGTAGACGGCCCAGATTGTCATAAGCGTAGGCGGCAAGCGTTACCTTACTCGAATCATCAACCTGATACTTCAAGAATAGTTCACGTTGAACAGGCTGATTATGAGATGTCCGACAAGACAATACCTCTCAAGGTGTCAGGAATACTAAAAAGTCCAAAGATTAGATACAATGCCCCCTAAAAGTTGGATAAAATACTTTTAGGGGGCATCTCAGCAATATTAAAACACATCAGATGAAGAATATCTGCTGCAAATCACTTCGTTACCTTCGTCCATACTTCCTTAACATATATACCAAAACTATAAAATTCATAATAGGGATCAATATATATATCATAGGCAATTCAAAGAATAGAAATAAAAGGAACATTATAAGACCTAAAGCTACTGAATATAAAAAGCATATACCTAAAAATATAATGTTATAGGTATTACTCTTAATAACTATTCCAAGAAATGATATTAATAACAATATGATTGCGGCAATAAAGGTCTCAATGGATTTAAACGATAAAAGCCAAATACTTTGTACAGCCCAAAAAAACGGTATTGTTAATTTTAATATATTCCCTTTTAGTATCATTTATTTCTCCTTATTATGTATCCTAATGGATTGTTCTTTTCTATAGCCTGATATGCCTTACTTAGCAAATAAGGATTTACTTTTACATTGAAAATGTTCCCAGTTTGCCTATTGGTTACTTTCATTTTGTTCATTGTTTCTATACCAGCTTTATTTAATGATTTTTGAACTACGATGGAACAATGATTGCCCACTAAAGAATACCCTTGATCTACAGTTTCAAGAAATGTATTCTTGATGATTCTATCCTGTTTCTCCGTTGTCGGAATAAGATAGCCTTCTTGATAGCCATAACCATTAACCTTGCCACTTTCTAGGTCCTCCTTATAAGTATTCTGATTATACTCACTATCCAGAAATGCTTGGGGAGTAGGCCAAGAAAGCTCCCCTTTATTATCTTGAGGACCGCCTCCTAAACTTCCTTCTGTCGAGTTGTATATTTTATCGCCATTGAAAGAATAGTATTCCCAACGATTAGAACTATTCTGAATTAATAAACCTAAATGTTCACCACTCGTATAATTAAGTACTACAATGCTATCCCCATTCACATCAACATTCTTCACCGGATTATTCGCCCCATACTGATACGGAGACATCGAATGATACTTTTCAGCAAATCTGTCATTTGTCGTAAACCTCCCCAACGCCGCATCATAATGCCTCGCCCCATAATCATACCAGTTCAACCCCTTCTTCGCATCAAGCTCCTTGCCGTTATACTTGTAAGGCTGGACATTGCCTGAGCTTGCAAACACACCACCGAACGGATAGTAATGGTTCGTCTCCTCTACAGTGCCACTCTGGTTGATTACTACACGGTTGTTCCCCTGATGGTCTTTCAAGTAGTAATGGTACTTGCCGTCGCTCAAAGTAACATAGCCTTCATCGGTCAGCAGCAACTTCTGAACACCGTTCTCATAGACCACGTTTCCGCAATAGTCCGTCGTGGTAGTAGTGCTGCCTGTCTTATGGACAGTTTTCAGCTTTGTGCCGTCGGCACCATAAGTATAGGCAATCGTACTACCGTCACTGAACGTGACCATATTGGGCAAATTTAATACATTATAGGTAATTGTACTAATTCCCTTGTTTAAATCTTTAGTTAAATTTCCATTGGAATCGTAAGTGTATTCGTTCGCCTGCTTCACGCCGTCCTTGAACTCGAAGCCGCCACCGTAGGCGGAAGCCGCTGCCGCATCGTCCACGCGGTTCAACAGATTGCCACCGAGGGTGAAAGTCAGGTTATCAATCAGTCCGTAACCGGAAGCGGCGGTCTGACCGTAACGTTGCAAGGTCTTGATGTTGCCGTTTTTGTCATAGGCGGTTACATTCTCACTGAAACGGTTGGTGTTTGTATTGATGCCGGCTGTTTCGCCGTAAGTGGCGTTCATCAGACGGCTTAATCCGTCGTAAGTGAACTTATAGCCACGGATAGTGCTCTCATTTCCAGCCTTCCACGTCATGCTGCTGATGCTGCCGTTGTATTTGGCGGTGCCGGTGCCGGTGTTGTAGTACAGATTCTGTGTAAACTTGCTTCCACTAATTCCCGTCAGCCAGCCACGGACATTATAGGCATACGTCAGCTTGTTGGTGGCACTTCCGTGCAGAGACTTGGACTGCAGTCTGCCCAAGTTGTCATACGCATAGTCGGCAAGGGTTATCTTGGTGCCGCCTAATGTATGCTCTACTTTCAAGAGTCTGTCCGCGTGGTTGTAGCTGTAAGTATACATTTCAGTACGAGTGGGCTTTCCGCTTGCAGTATGCGTATGCGTTACAGTAGCGGGCTTATCGGTGAAGGTATATATGGTAGCCGTCACATCATAGCCCCCCAAGAGATTGCTTTGCACGGTCTTTGCCACACGGCCCTTGATGTCATAGTAGTATGCGGTATAAATCTTGTTACTACTACCAAGTACCGTTGCCACACTTGCAGTCAAGGCACCTTTTCCATTGCCCGAAGCATCATCAGGGAAATTGCTGTTATTGAAACCTGCTTGCGAACGGAAAGCGTAACTGTCATAGAAGTGCTGCACAAGTACATTCGTTCCAGAAGTGGTCACTTTGTTGGTACAAGTCCCCTGTTCCGTCAGGCGGTTCAGCCCGTCGTACTTGTAGTACGTCCAGTTACCGGATGTAAGGGCACGCTGGTTGCCGTCCTGCGAGAATACCAGGCGGTCGGCATTGTCATACACCATTTCCATATATCCCGCACCGGGAAGCTTCTTCCAGATACAGCGGTTGCGTCCGTCGTATTTGTACTGAAAAGCATACAAGTCGAGATTGGCCGAGCTCTGGTACATAGGCTGGAGTACGAAACAAAGATTACTTTTGTCGTCATACACATAGTAAGTGTCGTGCGTTTCACTGCCTTTCATCTGACGCGTCAATACAACATGTCCCATCTCATCGGTAAAGGTGTAGCTCACGTTCAGGTCTTCATCGGTGGTTTTAATAACCGAAAGCTGACCGGAAAAATTGCGTATAGAAAGCAAAAGGCAGATGATTCACGAAGCCAAACTGAAAAACAAATTCCCTGCTTATATTCAAAAGACATAAGCAGGGAATCATTTAGTTTATTGAATCAGAGATTCGGGGACTTGGGAACAATGGGGGAAGAACATACACTGAAACAGAATATTTTATCTTATCAAGAAACGTCCAAATATAAAATACCATTCTTCAGAAAGTGCATTATTCGTTTTTTGCCAACTTCCTTCAGTGGATAGGAGTATTTTTTTTATTAACTTATCGTAATTATACTTGGAGTTATTATACCCTGCCCTTTTCACAATTTTTATTTCTCTAATTTTAAGTTTTCTGTCAAAAAGAATAGTGTATAAACAAGAGGCATTCTGTTCATCACCATTGTAGTTTTCCCAATAAAGACTATCTTGGTATTTCCTTAATGATTCGTTTCCACCAATATAAGAAATTTCCGTTGAGACTTCTCGCAACCGCTTCCTAAAATAATAAGAAGTATACATTTTAGAAGATCTTGCAGTATCCAATATCAATTCAAAAACTGGTAAGTTGGTCTCAGTATCAAAAAAGATAGTTTTTTCTATCTTCTTTTTATAGGAACTTATATCACTTGAATATATTATACTTTCTTCCACCAACTTATTTTGTCCGTACAATAATGGCGGAAGCATAATAAACATGAAAAATAGTTTTAATTTAATAGTCATATCCTAATCGTTTTGACATTACATCAGCTCTTTTATTGTATATAAAATTATTGACCCCTGGCTGTCCGTGGCTAAACGGTACATTCCTCAAGTATAAAATAACATGCCCAAATTCGTGTGCAATCCCAACTGTTCGATGATTCAAAGTGCCATTCTTATTAATTATGACTTGTACATGGCTATTGGTTGAACTCTTACCGGAAGCTAACCTCTTGTCAGGTACTAATGTCTGACCTAAATTTCCTTGAATATGTTTTCCAAAAGGGACTCCAGCCTTTGAATACTCTTCTTTTTGATGAGCAGGTATTTCGCTATCATCATCGTCATAAGGAGTACCAAAAGTTTCTTCTACAGTCTTCCCATTCATTTTATATGTATTCTTATCAGATAATGACAGTTCTACCATTTTCTCACTATTGGCAATCTCAAATAAGTCTTTCAGAAAGAAATCATTACTACTATTAGCTTGTTTCGCAATGGAAGTTGGATCCAATATACCATTATTGAATTGCATCTTTATGTTACTACCATCCTGCAAACCATTGTAAATAGCTTCAATAGCTGCTGGAGTTACAATAAGCAAGCTATCTCCATTGATGTCAATGGTATTCACTGGATTATTCGCTCCATACTGATACGGAGACAATGAATGATACTTCTCAGCAAATCTGTCATTTGTCGTAAACCTCCCCAACGCCGCATCATAATGCCTTGCACCGTAGTCATACCAGTTCAACCCTTTCTTCGCATCAAGCTCCTTGCCGTTATACTTGTAAGGCTGCACATTGCCTGTACTTGCAAACACACCACCGAACGGATAGTAATGGTTCGTCTCCTCTACAGTGCCGCTCTGGTTGATGACTACCCGGTTGTTCCCCTGGTGCAAGTAGTAATGATACTTGCCGTCGCTCAAAGTAACATAGCCCTCATCGGTCAGCAACAACTTCCGAACACCGTTCTCATAGACCACGTTTCCGCAATAGTCCGTCGTGGTGGTAGTACTGCCTGTCTTATGGACAGTTTTCAGCTTCGTGCCGTCGGCACCGTATGTATGACTTATCCTACTGCCGTCACTGAAAGTCACCGTACTTGGCAAATTTAAGCAATTATACGATATGTTGCTAATTCCCTTGTTCAAATCTTTAGTTAAATTTCCATTGGCATCGTAGGCGTACTCATTTGCCTGCTTCACGGCATCTTTGAACTCGAAACCGCCACCGTAGGCAGAAGCCGCTACCGCATCGTCCACACGGGTCGGGCGGTTGCCCGCAAACGTGAAGGTGAGGTTTTCAATCAGACCGTCGTAAGTGAGCTTAGAAATTCTTATCATAGAAATAATACTATATGAAATTCCCTGCCTACATCGCTGTATGTAAGCAGGGAATCATTTAGATTATTGAATCAGAAGATTCTGATATTCAGAAGTAGTAAACAAATAACATCCGTTACAACAAAATTTATCTGATTACTAAACTATAATTTCTAATTTTTGAGAGTAGCGCTTCTATTTATATATATATCACCTGATTCACAATCTCTTCTAACAGATAAACCATGTTGCAATAATACATAAATAACATACCTTTGTTCCGATAAACTTAATACACTATTCTCATTATAACACGGAGTAAACCATATATCATCAAAATAAGCTGAAAACAAACCTTTTATTCCTTCACGTTTACAAATAGAATCTATACGATATTCCGGAACAACGACATAGTCTTTCAATTGTATATACGAGAGACTGTCCATTATTAAAGTGTCTTTATCAGATAACTTGATAAAATTTTCATAAAAAGGTTTCGTTATATAGTCCTCTTCATCTATAACTGATACCAATTCAATCTCATCTAATACAACCTTACAAATAGAATCATGCCACGCTATATTAGTTGTTATCATACAAGGCGCAGTAGTAATTAAGTTATTAGAATCTATCGTAGCTTTTTCAGAATAATCATACTTTATGTATAAATATAAAGATATCCCTCCGATAATAATTACTATTAAAATCAGCATCCTACTCCAATAATTCTTTCGGTACTTTTTGGGTTCCATACATCGTTCTTTTAGGTTCACCTATTACTTTTCTTATTCGGTTCTCGGTATTGATAGCGCGTATATCCATTAATAAAATACCGTTTTTCGTCCTTTCATAAGTAGCCACCTTCTTATCAACATCAAATGAATGTTGAAGTTCATGAGCTAAACCTATTCTTGGTGTTCTCATGTCGCTGTCATTTCGGCCTCTTCTCCGATTATAGGGGTTATAATAAATTTCACTACCTTGTGAAATATTCTTTTTTACCTTGTC
This genomic window contains:
- a CDS encoding RHS repeat domain-containing protein; translation: MTGYDKNDNVLSSQCYGQTSASVYALIILTGNLLNHVDDTATTSAYNNGFEFKDGVKQANEYVYDANGNLTKDLNKGISNITYNILNLPTGVTFASGGFIQYGYTADGIKRRMMYKEADGSGNPVPTVYCCNVVYENGVAKLLLTEEGYVTLSDKKYHYYLQDHQGNNRVVLSSSGAVEEANHYYPFGGVFASSGNVQPYKYNGKEYDGKKGLNLYDYGARMYDAALGRFTTVDPSAENYFNTSLYAYCGNNPINRIDLDGLLLARILIYKVL
- a CDS encoding RHS repeat domain-containing protein, giving the protein MLSIRNFSGQLSVIKTTDEDLNVSYTFTDEMGHVVLTRQMKGSETHDTYYVYDDKSNLCFVLQPMYQSSANLDLYAFQYKYDGRNRCIWKKLPGAGYMEMVYDNADRLVFSQDGNQRALTSGNWTYYKYDGLNRLTEQGTCTNKVTTSGTNVLVQHFYDSYAFRSQAGFNNSNFPDDASGNGKGALTASVATVLGSSNKIYTAYYYDIKGRVAKTVQSNLLGGYDVTATIYTFTDKPATVTHTHTASGKPTRTEMYTYSYNHADRLLKVEHTLGGTKITLADYAYDNLGRLQSKSLHGSATNKLTYAYNVRGWLTGISGSKFTQNLYYNTGTGTAKYNGSISSMTWKAGNESTIRGYKFTYDGLSRLMNATYGETAGINTNTNRFSENVTAYDKNGNIKTLQRYGQTAASGYGLIDNLTFTLGGNLLNRVDDAAAASAYGGGFEFKDGVKQANEYTYDSNGNLTKDLNKGISTITYNVLNLPNMVTFSDGSTIAYTYGADGTKLKTVHKTGSTTTTTDYCGNVVYENGVQKLLLTDEGYVTLSDGKYHYYLKDHQGNNRVVINQSGTVEETNHYYPFGGVFASSGNVQPYKYNGKELDAKKGLNWYDYGARHYDAALGRFTTNDRFAEKYHSMSPYQYGANNPVKNVDVNGDSIVVLNYTSGEHLGLLIQNSSNRWEYYSFNGDKIYNSTEGSLGGGPQDNKGELSWPTPQAFLDSEYNQNTYKEDLESGKVNGYGYQEGYLIPTTEKQDRIIKNTFLETVDQGYSLVGNHCSIVVQKSLNKAGIETMNKMKVTNRQTGNIFNVKVNPYLLSKAYQAIEKNNPLGYIIRRNK